In a single window of the Anaerocolumna cellulosilytica genome:
- a CDS encoding DNA alkylation repair protein, producing MTKNEILETLNSLGNEKRKQMYIKNGADTNTYGVLLGELRKLAKQVGTNHQLALELWQSGNTDARWLACMLFQAKELTMDEIKSMVSQVTYPALIDKFIGEVIFNHKDADFLAREWSVSEKDNLGRAGWELIALNISDGKQNHDELEEILTTVTRELQTATPGKQWAMNHALCEIGICYPMFTERCIKLGETLGVYKDLKVAKGCTSAYAPNWINAVVNKRKK from the coding sequence ATGACAAAAAATGAAATACTGGAAACCCTTAATTCTCTAGGCAATGAAAAGCGCAAACAAATGTATATTAAGAATGGTGCCGATACGAATACTTACGGTGTTTTACTGGGAGAACTGCGTAAACTGGCAAAACAAGTAGGAACCAATCATCAACTGGCTTTAGAACTTTGGCAGAGTGGTAATACGGATGCTAGGTGGCTGGCATGTATGCTATTTCAAGCTAAGGAACTAACGATGGATGAAATAAAAAGTATGGTTTCCCAAGTAACATACCCGGCTCTAATAGACAAATTCATTGGTGAGGTTATCTTTAACCATAAAGATGCAGATTTTTTGGCAAGGGAATGGTCAGTTTCAGAGAAAGATAATTTAGGCAGGGCGGGCTGGGAGCTTATTGCCCTTAATATATCCGACGGTAAACAAAACCATGACGAATTGGAGGAAATTCTTACAACTGTTACAAGAGAGCTGCAAACTGCAACACCGGGTAAGCAATGGGCGATGAATCATGCATTGTGTGAAATAGGAATATGTTATCCCATGTTTACAGAACGGTGTATCAAACTTGGTGAAACGTTAGGGGTGTATAAAGATTTGAAGGTTGCGAAAGGCTGTACCTCAGCTTATGCACCCAATTGGATTAATGCAGTTGTTAATAAGCGAAAGAAATAA
- a CDS encoding ATP-binding cassette domain-containing protein, with the protein MGQDYIEILGARGNNLKNISLKIPKKKITIFTGVSGSGKSSIVFETIAQEAGRQLNETFSKFVQGFLPKYGHPEVDEIKNLSLAIIIDQKRIGGNSRSTLGTITDINPLLRVLFSRIGQPHIGPSSYFSFNDPNGMCKTCEGIGRIVALDMDKALDKEKSLNEGAILLPGYKPGSWQWKIYAATGFFDCDKKIKDYTEEEYEKLVYCKPVKLNSTVMEGINTTYAGLAERFILQNIKTEYEKSEASQKKIAPFTTEEQCPDCDGKRYNDSILSSKIMGYSIADLTALQVDELLELIQKIDDKNVKPIIINLTERLKDLIQIGLDYVSLNRETSTLSGGESQRVKMVKHLTSSLTDVMYIFDEPSIGLHPRDVHRLNELLIKLRDKGNTVIVVEHDPDVIKVADYIVDVGPKAGTKGGNIMFEGTYADLLKSNTLTGEYIGRRLPIKSNKRTSKELLETKKSSLHNLKNVSLRIPKGIFTVVTGVAGSGKSTLVNGVFAKEYKEAVIIDQSPVSANLRSNPATFTGIMDKIRKLFAEENKVSAGLFSYNSEGACEACKGRGFIETDLSFMESVETICEECGGKRFKQEVLEYKYNHKSIVEVLDMTIAEAVEFFAQSDIMNKLKYIVEVGLHYMTLGQPLDTLSGGECQRLKLAKELSQKGNIYIMDEPTTGLHMSDITSILNIIDRLVKKGNTVIVIEHNLDVIRNADWMIDVGVEGGSKGGRILFEGAPDDLRNCKESITAKYL; encoded by the coding sequence ATGGGACAAGATTATATTGAAATACTAGGAGCACGAGGGAATAATTTAAAAAATATTAGTTTAAAAATTCCTAAAAAGAAAATTACTATATTTACAGGTGTGTCAGGCTCAGGTAAGTCTTCCATTGTATTTGAAACCATTGCTCAGGAAGCCGGAAGGCAGCTGAATGAAACCTTTAGTAAATTCGTGCAGGGTTTTTTACCAAAGTATGGTCATCCGGAGGTCGATGAAATTAAAAACTTATCTCTGGCGATTATCATCGACCAGAAGAGAATAGGTGGTAATTCACGTTCAACCCTCGGTACAATAACGGATATTAATCCATTACTAAGAGTTTTGTTCTCACGGATTGGGCAGCCTCATATAGGTCCCTCCTCTTATTTTTCCTTTAATGACCCAAATGGGATGTGCAAGACCTGCGAAGGTATAGGCAGGATTGTCGCGCTGGATATGGACAAGGCACTGGATAAAGAAAAGTCCTTAAACGAAGGGGCTATTTTACTGCCAGGCTATAAACCAGGCTCCTGGCAATGGAAAATTTATGCTGCTACGGGATTTTTTGATTGTGATAAAAAAATCAAAGATTATACAGAGGAAGAATATGAGAAACTGGTTTACTGTAAACCGGTCAAATTAAATTCCACTGTCATGGAAGGCATCAACACCACCTATGCAGGTCTTGCAGAGAGATTCATCCTTCAGAATATTAAAACGGAGTATGAGAAATCAGAGGCATCTCAGAAGAAGATTGCTCCTTTTACTACCGAAGAACAGTGCCCCGATTGCGATGGGAAGCGATACAATGATAGTATTTTATCCTCAAAAATCATGGGATATTCAATTGCCGATTTAACAGCTCTTCAGGTGGATGAACTTCTGGAACTTATACAGAAAATTGACGATAAGAATGTAAAACCGATTATCATAAATCTGACTGAGCGGTTGAAGGATTTAATACAAATAGGGCTTGATTATGTAAGTCTTAACAGGGAAACTTCTACCTTATCAGGGGGTGAATCACAACGCGTTAAAATGGTTAAGCATCTTACGAGCAGTTTGACGGATGTGATGTATATTTTTGATGAACCAAGTATTGGATTACACCCAAGAGATGTACACAGGCTGAATGAATTATTAATAAAATTGAGGGATAAGGGCAATACGGTGATAGTCGTTGAGCATGATCCTGATGTGATAAAGGTTGCTGATTATATCGTTGATGTAGGACCCAAAGCCGGTACAAAAGGCGGTAATATAATGTTTGAAGGCACCTATGCTGATTTGTTAAAATCTAACACACTTACTGGAGAATATATAGGCAGGAGACTGCCTATTAAAAGCAATAAAAGGACTAGTAAAGAACTCTTGGAAACGAAAAAGAGTAGTCTGCACAATCTTAAGAATGTTAGTTTAAGAATACCAAAGGGCATATTCACGGTTGTTACAGGAGTGGCAGGTTCCGGTAAGTCTACCCTTGTTAACGGTGTCTTTGCCAAGGAGTATAAGGAAGCAGTTATTATTGACCAGTCCCCAGTCAGTGCAAATTTACGTTCAAATCCTGCAACCTTTACAGGTATCATGGATAAAATCCGTAAACTATTTGCAGAAGAAAACAAGGTTAGTGCAGGACTTTTCAGTTATAATTCGGAAGGTGCATGTGAGGCTTGCAAAGGACGCGGGTTTATCGAAACCGACTTGTCCTTTATGGAATCGGTTGAAACAATTTGTGAAGAATGCGGTGGTAAACGATTTAAACAGGAAGTTCTAGAATATAAGTATAACCATAAGTCCATTGTTGAAGTTCTTGATATGACAATTGCAGAAGCGGTGGAATTTTTTGCACAAAGTGATATTATGAATAAACTAAAGTACATCGTTGAAGTTGGGTTGCATTATATGACTCTTGGTCAACCTTTAGATACCCTCTCAGGAGGAGAGTGCCAGCGTTTAAAACTTGCTAAGGAACTAAGCCAGAAGGGGAATATTTATATTATGGATGAACCTACAACCGGTCTGCATATGTCTGATATCACCAGCATTTTGAACATTATTGACCGTCTTGTTAAGAAGGGGAATACAGTAATTGTAATAGAACACAACCTGGATGTAATTCGCAATGCTGACTGGATGATTGATGTAGGAGTGGAAGGTGGCAGTAAAGGCGGGCGGATTCTTTTCGAAGGGGCACCAGATGATTTAAGAAATTGCAAAGAATCAATTACTGCAAAGTATTTGTAA
- a CDS encoding ABC transporter permease — protein sequence MKAFKTLLKSESRLSLRGMDMFIFAICMPIVVIIIIGAVFGDKTAFNGADYTFLEQSFGAITTIAICAGGVMGLPLVVSDYRNRKILKRFKVTPTSPSLILSVQVVIYALYSIVSLILVYIVAAVFFGYQLPGSWFQFLGAYFLVMLSMFSIGLLVGGLAPNTKIASAAASLLYFPMLIFSGATLPYEVMPVALQKGADILPLTQGIKLLKAASLGLPMDSVYIPVIVMLLVAVICVSISIRFFKWE from the coding sequence ATGAAAGCATTTAAAACATTACTAAAATCAGAAAGCAGATTGTCCCTTCGTGGAATGGACATGTTTATTTTTGCTATCTGCATGCCTATTGTTGTCATTATTATCATAGGGGCTGTATTCGGTGACAAAACGGCTTTTAATGGTGCAGATTATACCTTCTTAGAACAGTCTTTCGGCGCAATAACGACGATTGCCATCTGTGCCGGAGGTGTGATGGGTCTTCCTTTGGTGGTATCCGATTACCGAAATCGAAAAATATTAAAACGTTTTAAGGTCACGCCTACCAGCCCCTCCTTAATCTTGTCGGTACAGGTTGTCATTTATGCACTTTATTCGATTGTATCACTTATCCTCGTTTACATTGTGGCCGCGGTCTTTTTTGGCTATCAATTACCAGGCTCATGGTTTCAATTCTTAGGCGCCTACTTTCTGGTTATGCTATCTATGTTCAGTATTGGGCTATTGGTAGGGGGGCTTGCACCAAATACGAAGATAGCAAGTGCTGCTGCCAGCCTGTTATACTTTCCGATGCTTATTTTTTCAGGAGCTACTCTGCCTTATGAAGTTATGCCCGTTGCCCTTCAAAAAGGAGCTGACATACTGCCCTTGACACAAGGGATTAAACTTCTTAAGGCCGCTTCTCTCGGTCTGCCAATGGACAGTGTTTATATACCTGTTATCGTGATGCTTTTAGTAGCAGTGATATGTGTCAGTATTTCAATTCGCTTTTTTAAATGGGAGTAA
- a CDS encoding ABC transporter ATP-binding protein: protein METTIKVDKLCKSYDHVNVVENINISINRGDVFGLLGANGAGKSTTIECILGTKKQDSGTVSILGMNPQKDRKKLFEKIGIQFQEASYQDKIKVAELCEVTASLYKTSQNYLSLLHQFGLSDKKKSQVSELSGGQKQRLFIVLALIPDPEIVFLDELTTGLDAKARRDVWNSLLALKAKGITILLTSHFMDEVEVLCDKIMILKNGKNIFCGTVSEAVKASPYDKFEDAYLWYTDELEG from the coding sequence ATGGAAACAACCATTAAAGTAGACAAACTCTGTAAGTCTTACGACCATGTTAACGTGGTAGAGAATATTAATATTTCTATTAACCGCGGGGACGTATTTGGTTTACTCGGAGCAAACGGTGCAGGCAAAAGTACCACAATCGAATGTATTTTAGGTACAAAAAAGCAAGATAGCGGAACAGTATCTATTCTGGGAATGAATCCGCAAAAGGATCGAAAAAAGCTCTTTGAGAAAATTGGCATTCAATTTCAGGAGGCCAGTTATCAAGACAAAATCAAGGTAGCTGAACTTTGTGAGGTTACCGCTTCGCTTTACAAAACCTCTCAGAATTATTTATCACTATTACATCAATTCGGACTTTCAGATAAGAAAAAAAGTCAGGTTAGTGAACTTTCAGGAGGTCAGAAGCAGCGGCTTTTTATCGTACTTGCCTTGATTCCAGACCCTGAAATCGTATTCCTAGATGAGCTAACCACCGGATTAGATGCCAAGGCACGGCGGGATGTGTGGAACAGTCTTTTAGCGTTAAAAGCAAAAGGAATCACTATTTTGTTAACTTCTCATTTTATGGATGAGGTAGAGGTTCTTTGTGATAAAATTATGATTCTAAAAAATGGGAAAAATATTTTTTGCGGTACAGTGAGTGAAGCAGTTAAAGCCAGTCCTTATGATAAATTCGAGGATGCATATCTTTGGTATACAGATGAGTTGGAAGGTTGA
- a CDS encoding MerR family transcriptional regulator has protein sequence MKTYKTSEIAKSIGIHPNTVRLYEKLELIPTPKRKANGYRIFTDFHIEQIKLTRTALQVEVLQNGLRKQVIAIIKTSASGNFNKAIELTKCYLQQIKNEIRNAEEAIEITEQLFSDTKQGIGTICLTRKETADYLQISMDALRNWEMNGLLTIKRKQNGYRVYTDEDIKRLKIIRSLRLANYSLSAILRMLCTLSQNPDADIRQIIDTPQKNDTIISVCDRLLTSLHYAEKNAITMLGHLENMNKQFTLNPPL, from the coding sequence ATGAAGACTTACAAAACATCAGAGATTGCAAAAAGCATTGGAATCCATCCCAACACAGTTCGGCTTTATGAAAAACTTGAACTCATTCCTACACCAAAACGGAAAGCAAACGGATACCGTATCTTTACAGATTTTCATATAGAACAAATTAAACTTACAAGGACTGCCTTACAGGTTGAAGTTCTGCAAAACGGCCTGAGAAAACAAGTAATTGCTATTATTAAAACTTCAGCATCCGGGAATTTTAACAAAGCAATCGAGCTGACAAAATGCTATTTGCAGCAAATAAAAAATGAGATACGTAATGCAGAAGAAGCGATTGAAATTACAGAACAGCTGTTTTCAGACACGAAACAAGGAATAGGTACTATCTGCTTAACCAGGAAAGAAACAGCCGATTATTTACAAATATCCATGGATGCCTTAAGAAATTGGGAAATGAACGGTTTGCTAACTATAAAACGAAAGCAAAATGGCTATCGTGTTTATACCGATGAAGATATAAAACGTTTAAAAATCATACGTTCATTGCGCCTGGCAAATTACTCACTTTCAGCAATTCTCCGAATGCTTTGCACCTTATCCCAAAATCCCGACGCAGATATTAGGCAAATCATTGATACTCCTCAAAAAAACGATACTATTATTTCTGTATGTGATAGACTGCTCACCTCTTTGCACTATGCGGAAAAAAATGCTATCACAATGCTTGGACATCTTGAGAATATGAATAAACAATTTACATTAAACCCTCCACTTTAA
- a CDS encoding ABC transporter permease, producing the protein MPRIKKGNTSLTIKKKSRWGVFRENFELSVMLLPGIIFFLIFSYLPMLGIIIAFKDYRNNLGIFKSEWIGFRNFKFFFTSQDAFRIARNTVGYGIVFIILGIVCAVTIAILLYEIKNKLALKFYQTTMILPHFLSWVIVGYITYIILEPNMGILNQILNFFGINSINWYLEPKYWVAILPVVNVWKTVGLNSIMYYAALMGIDEQLFEAATVDGAGKWKQIRHITIPSLVPLMTILTILHVGNVIKGDFGLFYNIPRNVGLLYPTTDIIDTYIYRGLQTGDDIGITTAVGLFQSFVGFIMVVVTNKIVKKISPENTLF; encoded by the coding sequence ATGCCGAGAATAAAAAAAGGAAATACAAGTTTAACAATAAAAAAGAAAAGCAGATGGGGTGTATTTAGGGAAAATTTTGAGTTGTCGGTGATGTTGCTACCGGGTATTATCTTCTTTCTAATTTTTAGTTACTTACCAATGCTTGGAATAATTATCGCATTTAAAGATTATCGCAACAATTTAGGCATATTTAAAAGTGAATGGATTGGATTTCGAAATTTTAAATTCTTCTTTACCTCCCAGGATGCATTCAGGATAGCAAGAAATACGGTGGGATACGGAATTGTATTTATTATACTGGGAATTGTGTGCGCGGTAACAATAGCAATACTTCTGTATGAAATAAAAAATAAACTGGCCTTAAAGTTCTACCAGACTACTATGATATTGCCACATTTTCTTTCTTGGGTTATCGTGGGCTATATTACATATATCATATTGGAGCCTAATATGGGGATATTAAATCAGATTTTGAACTTTTTTGGGATAAATAGTATCAACTGGTATTTAGAACCAAAATATTGGGTGGCAATATTGCCTGTAGTTAATGTATGGAAAACGGTTGGACTTAACAGTATTATGTATTATGCAGCTTTAATGGGGATAGATGAACAACTCTTTGAAGCTGCAACTGTTGACGGAGCAGGCAAATGGAAACAGATAAGGCATATTACAATTCCATCTTTAGTTCCATTGATGACTATTTTAACAATCTTACATGTGGGAAATGTTATCAAAGGGGATTTCGGACTCTTCTATAATATACCCCGTAATGTGGGGTTATTATATCCTACGACGGATATTATAGATACCTATATTTACCGTGGCCTACAGACAGGAGACGATATCGGTATAACTACTGCGGTGGGGTTGTTCCAATCTTTTGTTGGTTTCATCATGGTTGTTGTAACCAATAAGATTGTTAAGAAGATTTCCCCGGAAAATACATTATTCTAA
- a CDS encoding carbohydrate ABC transporter permease: protein MKSKKANIPVNLFFIAFSLCFILPFVLIISSSITDEQALLTNGYRLIPSKISFEAYKYVMKSPGQLLNSYKVTIVYSLIATGLSMIVMTLMAYPLSRPNYKYKKPVTFFIIFTMLFSGGLIPTYILMTKYLHLQDNIWVYILPNLANAFHIIVIRSFFQGLPSSLVESAKIDGARELQVFYKIVLPLSKPVIATVSLLNLLARWNDWNTALIYIRSKELYSLQYLLQQILREVQFIKDMAESSPVAGISINLTQLPSETIRFALCIVAAGPMLIIFPFFQKYFAKGLTVGAVKG from the coding sequence GTGAAAAGTAAGAAAGCAAATATACCAGTGAATCTCTTTTTTATAGCATTTTCTTTATGTTTTATACTACCCTTTGTATTAATCATATCTTCATCAATTACGGACGAACAGGCACTTTTAACAAACGGTTATCGTTTGATACCTTCAAAAATATCTTTTGAGGCTTATAAGTATGTGATGAAAAGTCCGGGACAGTTGCTAAATTCTTATAAGGTAACTATTGTTTACTCTTTGATTGCTACCGGATTAAGCATGATTGTTATGACTTTGATGGCTTATCCATTGTCAAGACCTAATTATAAATATAAAAAACCAGTTACGTTCTTTATTATTTTTACTATGTTGTTTTCTGGAGGATTAATTCCTACTTATATATTAATGACTAAATATTTGCATCTTCAGGATAATATCTGGGTGTACATATTACCTAACCTGGCAAATGCATTCCACATTATTGTAATTAGGTCTTTCTTTCAGGGATTGCCGTCCTCGCTTGTTGAGTCTGCAAAGATTGACGGAGCAAGAGAACTGCAGGTATTTTATAAAATTGTTCTTCCATTATCAAAACCGGTAATTGCCACAGTTTCTTTGTTGAATCTGTTAGCCCGGTGGAATGACTGGAATACTGCTTTAATCTATATTAGAAGCAAGGAACTATATTCGTTGCAGTATTTGCTGCAGCAGATATTAAGGGAAGTACAATTTATAAAAGATATGGCAGAAAGCTCTCCGGTTGCTGGTATTAGTATTAATTTAACGCAGCTTCCGTCAGAGACCATAAGATTTGCTTTGTGTATTGTTGCGGCAGGTCCTATGCTGATAATATTCCCGTTTTTTCAGAAATATTTTGCGAAAGGTTTAACAGTAGGTGCGGTAAAAGGTTAA
- a CDS encoding ABC transporter substrate-binding protein yields MLKRMKVLVAISLMFSMILTGCTGSSNGPKETKETKETDAKQGDSTGSADTKTDAEPVTLKWVFLSPGEQKDAQKVWDTFNEELQKYLPGTTVEFEGITSADYAEKWKLISASQEKVDIVWHGWMVPYVTEVRKGSYMELDSLISEYAPSLLAEIPENILDKSRVDGKLYSIPCMQQMVSYVSTMQFPVKIYEKYKDQINVEELATLFASHQKMDQELWDEIEKYIMMIKDGGDLLKGVFGFADHVEKGYEWILNPYKLDIYSDDYTPINLYRTPEYETFVKEYSDWYQKGYIRKDILTADNVSQDIYEIRGGGNYLVGQGYYPTESEIATSEAAGSTAYVKIPFDNSHYVPYAASATNMAISSNSKNPERAMQLIELMNTEKGKDLYNLMVYGIEGTHYNKMNDNEIQPIGYSSQPTADSPYGQYNWAIGNIFNGYEIYMEDKPLTLQNDFIKQLNADAAPSKMKGFTLDTNPIKTELSQVNAVIGEYKTTLNSGSAPDTQSLYEDFVNKLIKAGDDVIVQEIQRQMDEWRASN; encoded by the coding sequence ATGTTAAAGAGAATGAAAGTTTTAGTAGCAATCAGTCTTATGTTTTCCATGATTCTGACAGGTTGTACGGGCAGTAGCAATGGACCGAAAGAAACTAAGGAAACAAAAGAAACAGATGCCAAGCAGGGGGATTCCACCGGAAGTGCAGATACAAAGACTGATGCCGAACCGGTAACTTTAAAATGGGTATTCTTAAGTCCCGGAGAGCAAAAAGATGCGCAAAAGGTATGGGATACATTTAACGAAGAACTGCAAAAATATCTGCCTGGGACTACTGTAGAGTTCGAAGGAATTACTTCTGCTGATTATGCCGAAAAGTGGAAGCTGATTAGTGCCTCTCAGGAAAAGGTAGATATTGTATGGCACGGTTGGATGGTTCCCTATGTCACAGAAGTAAGAAAAGGCTCCTATATGGAGCTTGATTCACTGATTTCAGAATATGCACCGTCTCTGTTAGCAGAAATTCCGGAAAATATTTTGGATAAATCAAGGGTAGATGGAAAGCTTTATAGCATACCCTGTATGCAGCAGATGGTTTCGTATGTTTCAACTATGCAATTCCCTGTTAAAATATATGAAAAATATAAAGATCAGATTAATGTAGAAGAATTAGCTACCTTATTCGCTTCACATCAGAAGATGGATCAGGAACTGTGGGATGAAATCGAGAAATATATCATGATGATTAAAGATGGTGGAGATTTACTAAAAGGTGTGTTTGGTTTTGCAGATCATGTGGAAAAAGGCTATGAGTGGATATTAAATCCTTATAAACTTGATATTTACAGTGATGATTATACACCCATTAATCTTTATAGAACTCCGGAGTATGAGACTTTTGTAAAGGAGTATTCTGATTGGTACCAAAAAGGATATATCAGAAAGGATATCTTAACAGCAGATAATGTATCTCAGGATATATATGAAATCCGCGGAGGTGGAAATTACCTGGTAGGACAGGGATATTATCCTACTGAATCTGAAATCGCTACAAGTGAGGCAGCCGGTTCAACCGCTTATGTGAAGATTCCTTTTGATAATTCACACTATGTTCCTTATGCGGCTTCGGCAACTAACATGGCCATTTCCTCTAATTCTAAAAATCCGGAAAGGGCAATGCAGTTAATTGAATTAATGAACACAGAAAAAGGCAAAGATCTATATAACTTAATGGTATATGGTATTGAAGGAACTCATTATAACAAAATGAATGATAATGAAATTCAACCAATTGGCTACTCTTCACAACCTACAGCAGACAGCCCTTATGGTCAATATAATTGGGCAATTGGCAATATATTTAATGGTTACGAAATTTATATGGAAGATAAGCCTCTGACTTTGCAAAATGATTTTATCAAACAGTTAAATGCAGATGCTGCACCATCTAAAATGAAAGGCTTTACTTTAGATACGAATCCCATTAAGACAGAACTATCACAGGTAAATGCGGTTATCGGTGAATATAAAACTACATTAAATTCAGGTTCGGCTCCTGACACCCAATCACTGTATGAAGATTTTGTCAATAAGCTGATTAAAGCAGGTGATGATGTTATTGTCCAAGAAATTCAGCGTCAGATGGATGAATGGAGAGCATCTAATTAA
- a CDS encoding FAD-dependent oxidoreductase: MKKMYFDITVSGGGIAGICAAITAARQGMKTLLINDRPVLGGNASSEIGVRISGASHHGLNTAIYAKEGGLVEEIRLRMSKYAMGGGYDKYALLDAVFFDMCYENETLVLLLNTSVYSCEVKHKKITRLFARHHISNEVYDIESKVYIDATGNGTLAYEAGCGYRMGREGKDEHGEFWAPDNGDKYTMGNTFYFETYDCGHEVTYVPPAFAHKVEDMDFIKDIHNPKKYRSITVKGAHWSFEYGGQVDVIYQSEEIDLELRKLIFGIWDYIKNSGKYPEAKNYVLKRIYTKSGARESRRFLGDYILTENDIENKTDFKDAVCIGGWPMDIHAPLGIYDSLPATNFVPVTGIYNIPMRSLFTKDIDNLMLAGRNISATHIALGSTRVMATCGGMGQAVATAAKFCIEKELSPREVTADYGRELQKTLAGEDQTIIGVPNISPVMTNFVVTATSEKSYENVNGVDYMLLDRDYAIAWMLETKQLTSVRIKIRNSAKEAKILTYKILTGVHKETFIPEEVVKEESVIVPENHEGWLKLPIHADRGKDGKLYLTFTKNEALSLGIAEERPIGAITLRMYPQDNTEECNHDSVPLKAATGYCYLDHRYEKNRNILFKDMVPEQKLFAPAMAVSPYTRPYGVPNLWIGEGDFPHTLTLTAREPVDAGKLVLTFDSYLENDNTDKLPGCLVRDYGLKIYCKNGVITKNIKDNWKRYEAHEINAVSIEKIEIKLNSSWGAEAGIYGVDLI; this comes from the coding sequence ATGAAAAAAATGTACTTTGATATTACCGTTTCTGGTGGAGGAATTGCTGGTATCTGTGCAGCCATTACAGCCGCCAGACAGGGAATGAAGACACTATTAATCAATGACCGGCCTGTACTTGGCGGAAATGCTTCAAGTGAAATAGGGGTTCGTATATCGGGAGCCAGTCATCATGGTTTAAATACAGCCATCTATGCAAAAGAAGGAGGCTTGGTAGAGGAAATCAGACTTCGGATGTCAAAATACGCAATGGGCGGAGGTTATGATAAATACGCCTTACTGGATGCTGTATTTTTTGACATGTGCTATGAAAATGAGACTCTGGTCTTACTTCTGAATACTTCTGTCTATTCCTGTGAAGTAAAGCATAAGAAAATAACCAGATTATTTGCAAGACATCATATTAGCAATGAAGTATATGATATCGAAAGCAAAGTCTACATTGATGCTACCGGTAATGGAACACTTGCTTACGAAGCCGGCTGCGGCTACCGTATGGGCAGAGAAGGCAAAGACGAGCACGGTGAATTCTGGGCACCGGATAATGGGGATAAATACACCATGGGAAATACCTTTTATTTCGAGACCTATGACTGTGGGCATGAAGTTACCTATGTACCACCTGCCTTTGCCCATAAGGTCGAAGATATGGATTTTATCAAAGACATACATAATCCAAAAAAATACCGCAGTATCACTGTAAAGGGTGCTCACTGGTCCTTTGAATACGGCGGACAGGTAGATGTGATTTACCAGAGCGAGGAGATTGATTTGGAGCTTCGCAAGTTGATTTTTGGAATTTGGGATTATATCAAGAACAGCGGTAAGTATCCGGAAGCTAAAAATTACGTATTAAAAAGAATCTATACAAAATCAGGTGCCAGAGAATCCAGGAGATTTCTGGGGGACTATATTTTAACAGAAAATGATATTGAAAATAAGACCGACTTTAAAGATGCAGTTTGCATCGGCGGCTGGCCTATGGATATTCATGCACCTTTGGGAATCTATGATTCGTTACCTGCTACGAATTTCGTACCGGTAACCGGCATCTATAATATTCCTATGAGATCACTTTTCACAAAGGATATTGACAATCTGATGTTAGCCGGCAGAAATATAAGCGCAACCCATATTGCTCTTGGCTCCACCAGAGTTATGGCGACTTGCGGGGGTATGGGGCAGGCAGTTGCCACTGCCGCAAAATTTTGTATCGAGAAAGAACTCTCCCCCAGAGAAGTAACGGCTGATTATGGGCGGGAGCTGCAAAAGACGTTGGCTGGGGAGGATCAGACCATTATCGGTGTTCCGAATATAAGTCCTGTTATGACAAATTTTGTTGTAACAGCAACCAGTGAAAAAAGCTATGAAAATGTAAATGGTGTTGATTATATGTTACTTGACAGGGATTACGCCATAGCCTGGATGCTGGAAACAAAACAGCTTACCAGCGTGAGAATTAAAATCAGGAACAGTGCAAAGGAAGCAAAGATCTTAACATATAAAATATTAACAGGTGTTCATAAAGAAACCTTTATACCGGAGGAAGTGGTAAAAGAAGAGAGCGTTATCGTACCGGAAAATCATGAAGGCTGGCTAAAACTGCCGATTCATGCAGATAGAGGAAAGGATGGCAAGCTCTATCTTACCTTCACAAAGAACGAGGCTCTATCTTTGGGGATAGCAGAGGAGAGACCAATTGGTGCTATTACTCTTCGAATGTACCCCCAGGATAACACCGAAGAATGCAATCATGACAGCGTCCCATTGAAAGCAGCTACCGGTTATTGCTATCTGGATCATCGGTATGAAAAGAACAGAAATATATTATTTAAGGATATGGTCCCGGAGCAAAAGCTTTTTGCGCCTGCTATGGCTGTATCGCCTTATACAAGACCTTATGGTGTTCCTAATCTGTGGATTGGAGAAGGAGACTTTCCGCATACCCTAACACTGACAGCGAGAGAGCCTGTGGATGCAGGTAAACTTGTGCTGACCTTTGACAGTTATCTTGAAAATGACAATACCGATAAGCTGCCGGGCTGTCTGGTAAGAGATTACGGGTTAAAGATTTATTGTAAGAATGGAGTAATAACTAAGAATATAAAGGATAACTGGAAGCGGTATGAAGCCCATGAAATCAATGCTGTAAGTATCGAGAAAATCGAAATTAAGCTTAACAGCAGTTGGGGAGCGGAGGCCGGTATTTACGGAGTAGACTTAATATAG